A region of the Tissierellales bacterium genome:
GACGAGCCTATAGGTAGGGTCATGACAGAGAGTAAAGATGAAATTGGAATAATATTTAAATCTATAGAAGAAATGAGAAGTTCATTAGTACACCTAGTAAAAGAAATCCAAGAATCATCATCTACTATAAGTACATCATCCGATACAATGGCAGAAATAGCTGGTGAATCTAGAGCTGCTAGTAGAGAAGTTTCACAGGCAATAGAGCAAATTGCAGTATCTGCATCAGATCAAGCTAAAGATGCTGAGCATATAGCTATGAAAACTGCAGAATTAGGAGATAAGTTGACAGACAATGCAGATTTAATAGGAGCTGCATTTGAAGTATCTAGAGAAACTAATGAGATAAGTGAAAAAGGTGTATCTAATATGTCACACCTAGAAGATGTAAACAATCAGACAAATGCTAAGACATCAGAAGTGTTGGTTTCAGTAAAAGAGGTAGATGAATATGCAGAGAATGCACAATCTATTACTGAAATCATAGAATCGATTGCTGAGCAGACCAATTTACTTGCACTAAATGCATCCATAGAGGCGGCTCGTGCAGGAGAAGCTGGTAAGGGATTTGCAGTAGTTGCAGATGAGATTAGAAAACTAGCAGAAGATACTGCAAAAGCTACTAATAATATACGAGATTTGATTCAGACTATACAAGAAAAAACAACAAATGCTGTTACCAGTATGGATGAGGTAAACAATATAATAGAAACTCAAAATGAAGCTGTAAAAGCATCGGCGGAAATATTTAAACAAACGGCAAATTCTATAGGTATATTGATTACAAATCTTGACAAAATCAAAGAAAATGCTGATATGATTGATAAATCTAAAGAAGAAATAATAGAATCTGTTAACAATATATCTGCGACTACAGAGGAAACATCTGCATCGTCAGAAGAAGTTTCAGCATCATCAGAGGAGCAATTAGCAGCTATAGAACAAATTGCAGACAGTGCAGAGCAGTTTAAAGAGCTTACAGATAAACTTATAGCAGAAACTATGAGATTCAAGATTTAGATTCGGTATAAGCGTAACGGAGTAAAAATTTTGTAGAAACATAGTGAGCGAAACGTTGATTTAGTTAACATTAATAAGTATAATAGTGCTACAGAATGTAGGTAGCACTATTTTTTTGCTTAAGATAATTTTTAATTGGACACAAATTTAACTATCGCTTGTGCAAGAAAATAAACCTTTTATACTAAATTGATTGACAAGTTTACAGAGTTGATGTAAAATTTTGAAGGTTATATAAAATGAAATAAAAAGTAATATGGGGTTCTATGGAACTCTTAATCATGATAAAAAAATGAATTGATTCAAGTTTATAGAAGGAGTGAGAAGATTGGCAAAAAATATCAAGACATTGTCAGAAACGAACAAGAAACGTCCATCCAAAAGACCCCTTAGGAATAAGGTAACTGTATTAGCTGTTGCATTCATATTAGCTTCTATAGCAATATTGTCGAGTATGACATTGTATATGGTCAACACGAAGATGCAAGAGCAAATGGCAACTGATGGCTATGCACTAGTTGAGGGTATAGAAGCACAAATAGGTTTAAATGAGCTTAGTCAGGAGATAATGTTAGAACTATTGGATGAAAAGATTCTAGGTATTGCAAATACCTTTAAGGCCATGGATTCTAGTTTTTACAGCAATGAATTTTTGCAGCAAGTAGCAGATAATACTGGCGTAACTGAAATAGCTATAGCAGATAATACGAAAACTGTATTGTATTGTACGGATACTGATTCTGTTGGCTATGTTTACGCTCCTAGTCATAGTATGTATCCTTTGTTTGAAGGTAAAAAAGATCATTATACAGAGCCTATTAGAAAGAGCACTACTGGAGTTGACAATTTAAAGTATGGTGGAGTTAATTTAGGTAATGGATATTATATTCAGGTCGGAATAGACGCAGAGTTTTTTGTGAACTTGAACGAAAAAATAAATGCTCAAAAAATGCTTGAAAATGCATCAGAGAGCGAGAGCGTATTGTACACATGCATAATAGATGAAACTGGAAAGCAGACTGCAGGTACTTATGGAGTTATAGGACAAATATTTGACGATGAAGGTACGAAGACAGCTGCAATAGGTGGAGAATTATACGCTGGTTTTTTTGATTCAGAAGAATTCGGTCAAGAGGTATACGAGGTATTTTTACCAATAGAGGACCAAGATGGAAATCACATAGGAGCTTTAAATGTGGGATTATCTGTGGCAAACCTAAGAGAGGCTCAAGGTCAAATGAAAATGCAGGCTATATTAGCTGGTTTGCTTTGCGGTCTAGTCGCTTCTATAATAATATACTTCTTTATAAAGAGTTATTTACTTCCGCTTCACAGAGCATCAAAATCGCTTGAAAAAATTGCAAATGGAGATTTAACAGAGAGGATTCACCCAGTATTTTTAAAGAGTCAAGATGAAGTAGGTTATATAGCTAGAGCTATAGACAATATGCAAAAATCACTTAAAGATTTACTTCGATCAGTTCAAGAATCAGCACAGGCAATGGACGAATCATCTAGCGACTTGGCTGAGGCAGTAGAAGAGACAACTAAGGCAACGGATGAAATTTCAGCGGCAGTAGAGGAAATTGCAGCAAGTTCGACAGAGCAAGCGAGTCAATCAGAGAAAACTGTTTCAGGAGCTCAAGACTTAGGAAATAGAATAGATCAGGTTAATGATTATGTCGGAGAATCTTATGAGATATCAACTGAAACTAATAGCAGATGTGCACAGGGTAGTAAAAATATGGAAGAATTAAATGAAATAATTGGTGAAAGTGGTAGAAGTGCAGAGTTGGTTGCGGATATAATAAATAAGGTGAATGATTATGCTCAAAATGCAGAAACTATAACTGAATTTATAGAGGGAATAGCGAGTCAAACGAATTTACTAGCACTTAATGCATCTATAGAGGCAGCTAGAGCGGGAGAAGCTGGTAAAGGATTTGCAGTTGTGGCAGAAGAAATTAGAAAACTTGCAGAGGATACTGCGAATGCGACAAATGATATAAAAGAATTAATACAAAATATACAAAGCAGATCTGGAAATGCTGTTCTTGCAATGGAAGATGTGGCTAAAATAGTTTCTAAACAAACGGAATCTGTGGCAGAGACGACAGAGATATTTGATTCTACTAAAGATATAGTGAAAAAGCTTGTGGATAATATGGCAGCGACACTAGAACACACAAAAGAGGTAGATGCATATAAAGATGATATAGTGAATGCTATGGAGAGCATATCGGCAACGCTTCAGGAAACATCAGCAGCTACTGAAGAGGTATCAGCATCTACGGAGGAACAATTGGCTACTATGGAAGAGATTACATCTCATGCAGAAAATGCAAA
Encoded here:
- a CDS encoding methyl-accepting chemotaxis protein, which produces MKFSRKRVAKMPLRVKISMIGVSVFIVAILGLSAMAINQAKSSLQNQMSNAGYDVVENIEHQIEHMDMIEEVVLELFNEKIYAVASSLSIADFNTLSNDKMKKLSDDTGIAEINIVDSSKTIIYSSMIDNVNYVYPDSHAMNVVFSGKQESYTEPIRTSDVGNQSFKFGGIALDNGYYVQVGISASKFVDFQNQLNIQSLLEAAAKDEDIVYAIAVGKDLVEFAGTNGRIGETFDDKGTRTAAIEGEKYSGIYHSDTYDKEVLDVLVPLYDFKGNHIGALNVGIDLEELRVAQDGLLKTILIISLIGAIFAGTILYIVIKISLKPVVESGEYMKLLADGKFDEPIGRVMTESKDEIGIIFKSIEEMRSSLVHLVKEIQESSSTISTSSDTMAEIAGESRAASREVSQAIEQIAVSASDQAKDAEHIAMKTAELGDKLTDNADLIGAAFEVSRETNEISEKGVSNMSHLEDVNNQTNAKTSEVLVSVKEVDEYAENAQSITEIIESIAEQTNLLALNASIEAARAGEAGKGFAVVADEIRKLAEDTAKATNNIRDLIQTIQEKTTNAVTSMDEVNNIIETQNEAVKASAEIFKQTANSIGILITNLDKIKENADMIDKSKEEIIESVNNISATTEETSASSEEVSASSEEQLAAIEQIADSAEQFKELTDKLIAETMRFKI
- a CDS encoding methyl-accepting chemotaxis protein — its product is MAKNIKTLSETNKKRPSKRPLRNKVTVLAVAFILASIAILSSMTLYMVNTKMQEQMATDGYALVEGIEAQIGLNELSQEIMLELLDEKILGIANTFKAMDSSFYSNEFLQQVADNTGVTEIAIADNTKTVLYCTDTDSVGYVYAPSHSMYPLFEGKKDHYTEPIRKSTTGVDNLKYGGVNLGNGYYIQVGIDAEFFVNLNEKINAQKMLENASESESVLYTCIIDETGKQTAGTYGVIGQIFDDEGTKTAAIGGELYAGFFDSEEFGQEVYEVFLPIEDQDGNHIGALNVGLSVANLREAQGQMKMQAILAGLLCGLVASIIIYFFIKSYLLPLHRASKSLEKIANGDLTERIHPVFLKSQDEVGYIARAIDNMQKSLKDLLRSVQESAQAMDESSSDLAEAVEETTKATDEISAAVEEIAASSTEQASQSEKTVSGAQDLGNRIDQVNDYVGESYEISTETNSRCAQGSKNMEELNEIIGESGRSAELVADIINKVNDYAQNAETITEFIEGIASQTNLLALNASIEAARAGEAGKGFAVVAEEIRKLAEDTANATNDIKELIQNIQSRSGNAVLAMEDVAKIVSKQTESVAETTEIFDSTKDIVKKLVDNMAATLEHTKEVDAYKDDIVNAMESISATLQETSAATEEVSASTEEQLATMEEITSHAENAKDLADSMLKQVERFKL